One genomic segment of Scomber japonicus isolate fScoJap1 chromosome 23, fScoJap1.pri, whole genome shotgun sequence includes these proteins:
- the LOC128353468 gene encoding tetraspanin-9 — protein MARGCICCVKYMLFLFNLLFWLGGCGLLGVGVWLSVSQGSFATLSPSFPSLSAANLIITLGTVVMVTGFLGCLGAIKENKCLLLSFFIVLLIILLAELILLILFFVYTDKVSENARRDLKEGLVLYNTENNAGLKDAWNTIQGEWRCCGVMNHNDWYTALQVNVVPDRCCQQIYEGCGRNASNVFWTRGCYEKVEEWLDDNKHVLGTIAMCVLVIQLLGMAFSMTLYQQIHRGGKKYEA, from the exons ATGGCTCGCGGCTGCATCTGCTGTGTTAAATACATGCTCTTCCTCTTCAACCTGCTCTTTTGG CTGGGCGGGTGCGGGCTGCTCGGTGTTGGCGTGTGGCTGTCGGTTTCCCAGGGTAGCTTTGCCACGCTGTCGCCCTCGTTCCCGTCGCTCTCCGCCGCCAACCTCATCATCACCCTCGGCACGGTTGTCATGGTGACGGGATTCCTGGGTTGCCTGGGTGCAATCAAGGAGAACAAGTGCCTGCTGCTGAGC tttttcatcGTTCTGTTGATCATCCTGTTGGCCGAGCTGATCCTCCTCATCCTGTTCTTTGTCTACACCGACAAG GTGAGTGAAAATGCCAGACGGGACTTGAAAGAAGGGCTGGTGCTctacaacacagaaaacaacGCTGGACTGAAGGATGCATGGAACACCATACAAGGAGAG TGGCGGTGTTGTGGAGTCATGAATCACAATGACTGGTACACTGCCCTGCAAGTCAACGTGGTTCCTGACCGCTGCTGCCAGCAGATTTATGAGGGCTGCGGACGCAACGCCTCCAACGTCTTCTGGACACGG gGTTGCTATGAGAAAGTAGAGGAGTGGCTGGATGACAACAAACACGTCCTGGGAACCATCgccatgtgtgtgttggtcataCAG CTCCTTGGTATGGCTTTCTCCATGACGCTTTACCAACAGATCCACCGAGGAGGGAAGAAGTACGAAGCTTGA
- the amdhd1 gene encoding probable imidazolonepropionase, whose translation MSNKYRLLVKNAKQVVLICNNGEKYLTKTGMQSLCVIENGSVVIGSDGLIKAVGPADTIRAQYPEASFDKVIDATGMCVLPGLVDAHTHPVWAGDRVHEFAMKLAGATYMDVHRAGGGIHFTVEHTRAAAPSELLASLSSRLVRMQRAGTTLVECKSGYGLELQTELKMLEVIEAARRTLPINISSTYCGAHAVPKGKTVAEATKDILQVQLPLLKDRMSAGTLRVDNIDVFCEQGVFDLSSTRSILQAGKDMGLNINFHGDELHPMNSAQLGAELGALAISHLEEVTDEGITAMAKAKTAAVLLPTTAYILRLPQPRARNMLEAGVIVALGSDFNPNAYCCSMPIVMHLACVNMRMSMPEALAAATINAAYALGRSHTHGSLEVNKHGDLLVLNTTRWEHLIYQLGGHQELVRYVVIKGNVVYDNDKTVDL comes from the exons atgtcCAACAAGTACAGACTACTGGTGAAGAACGCCAAACAGGTGGTTCTGATCTGCAACAATGGAGAGAAATACCTGACGAAGACTGGGATGCAAAGTCTTTGTGTGATTGAAAATGGGAGCGTTGTAATAGGGAG TGATGGGCTGATTAAGGCTGTGGGGCCTGCTGACACCATCAGGGCTCAGTATCCAGAAGCGTCTTTTGATAAAGTGATTGATGCAACAGGAATGTGTGTCCTGCCTG GGTTGGTTGACGCCCACACTCATCCAGTTTGGGCTGGTGACCGGGTACATGAATTCGCAATGAAG CTGGCAGGTGCCACCTACATGGACGTACACCGGGCCGGTGGAGGGATCCACTTCACGGTGGAGCACACTCGAGCTGCGGCGCCCTCGGAGCTGCTGGCCTCACTGAGCAGCAGGTTGGTTCGGATGCAGCGGGCGGGTACCACTCTGGTGGAGTGTAAGAGCGGCTACGGCCTGGAGCTGCAGACTGAGCTCAAGATGCTGGAGGTGATCGAAGCGGCCAGACGCACCCTGCCCATCAACATCTCCTCAACCTACTGTGGAGCCCATGCAGTGCCCAA AGGGAAGACAGTAGCAGAGGCCACAAAGGACATTCTGCAGGTTCAGCTGCCTCTGCTGAAGGATCGTATGTCTGCTGGGACTCTCAGAGTCGACAACATTGATGTTTTCTGTGAGCAGGGAGTGTTTGACCTTAGCTCAACACGCTCCATCCTGCAGGCTGGCAAAGACATGGGCCTCAACATCAACTTCCATGGAGATGAGCTCCATCCTATGAACTCTGCTCAG ttgggaGCAGAGCTTGGAGCCTTAGCCATCAGTCACCTGGAGGAGGTGACAGATGAGGGGATTACTGCCATGGCAAAAGCAAAAACCGCTGCAGTCCTTCTACCAACTACAGCTTACATTCTTCG aCTGCCTCAGCCCCGGGCCAGAAACATGTTGGAAGCTGGAGTAATTGTTGCCCTCGGCAGCGACTTCAACCCCAACGCCTACTGCTGCTCCATG CCAATAGTCATGCACCTGGCCTGCGTCAATATGAGGATGTCCATGCCTGAGGCTTTGGCAGCGGCCACCATCAATGCAGCCTACGCCCTTGGGCGCTCCCACACACACGGCTCCCTGGAGGTCAACAAACACGGAGACCTGCTGGTCCTCAACACCACACG ATGGGAGCATCTGATCTACCAGCTGGGTGGACATCAGGAGCTCGTCCGATACGTCGTCATCAAAGGCAACGTAGTCTACGATAACGACAAAACTGTGGACTTATAA
- the snrpf gene encoding small nuclear ribonucleoprotein F yields MSLPLNPKPFLNGLTGKPVMVKLKWGMEYKGYLVSVDGYMNMQLANTEEYVDGALAGHLGEVLVRCNNVLYIRGVEEEEEDGEMRE; encoded by the exons AGTTTACCGCTGAACCCAAAGCCATTCCTGAACGGCCTTACAGGCAAACCAGTGATGGTGAAACTGAAGTGGGGTATGGAGTACAAGGGCTACCTGGTGTCAGTGGACGGATACATGAATATGCAG ctGGCAAACACAGAAGAATACGTTGATGGAGCGTTGGCAGGTCACCTTGGTGAGGTGCTTGTCAG GTGCAATAACGTTTTGTACATCAGAGGcgtagaagaagaggaagaggacggagAAATGAGAGAGTGA